A genomic stretch from Bacteroidota bacterium includes:
- a CDS encoding sodium:solute symporter — MSWIDWVVLVGTLLFIALYGMWKSRGMRNIEGYLLADKKLPWYHVGLSVMATQASAITFLSAPGLGYADGLRFVQFYFGLPLAMIVICIVFIPIFKNLNVYTAYEYLENRFDIKTRSLTAFLFLLQRGLSTGITIYAPAIILSSILNISIIYTTFIMGGIVILYTVYGGTKAVSYTQMFQMIIIFSGLFMAAFMVVYMLPQGVGFTDALHIAGKMGRTNAIDTTFDLNNRYNIWSGIIGGFFLQLSYFGTDQSQVGRYLTGSSVSQSRLGLVMNGLVKIPMQFFILLIGVLVFTFYQFHTPPVFFNSVEVNSVENSEYAQQFKQQEELYQSTYTERRQYVDGLVDALHTDNQSKIDEMRTALQQSDSKANEVRDSAIRIISAHNKLADKNDSNYVFLGFVTQYLPTGMVGLLIAIIFLAAMGSTASGLNSLASTYIVDFYKRFTHKNGSDQRYLNASRWATVVWGLFCMVVALYAGKLGNLIEAVNILGSLFYGVILGIFITAFFAKHVKGTAVFYAALLGEVFVVAAWITDLTSFLWLNLIGCVLVFTFAVLIQAFSIEKTQS, encoded by the coding sequence ATGAGTTGGATTGATTGGGTGGTATTAGTAGGAACCTTGCTGTTCATAGCTCTTTACGGGATGTGGAAAAGCAGGGGAATGCGCAATATTGAAGGCTACCTGCTGGCCGATAAAAAACTGCCTTGGTACCACGTAGGACTTTCGGTAATGGCAACACAGGCAAGTGCTATCACCTTTCTTTCTGCACCGGGATTGGGATATGCTGATGGTTTGCGCTTTGTGCAATTCTATTTCGGGTTGCCGCTGGCCATGATTGTGATATGTATTGTTTTCATTCCCATCTTTAAAAACCTAAACGTTTATACCGCCTACGAATACCTCGAAAACCGTTTTGACATAAAAACGCGGTCACTCACTGCTTTTTTATTCCTGTTACAGCGAGGTTTATCAACGGGTATAACCATTTATGCACCTGCAATTATCCTCTCAAGCATACTCAACATAAGTATTATTTACACCACCTTTATTATGGGCGGTATCGTGATACTTTATACGGTGTATGGCGGTACAAAGGCCGTTTCTTACACCCAAATGTTCCAGATGATTATCATCTTTTCAGGCCTGTTTATGGCCGCGTTTATGGTGGTGTATATGTTACCCCAAGGCGTAGGCTTTACCGATGCCTTGCACATTGCCGGAAAAATGGGGAGAACCAATGCAATCGATACTACTTTCGACCTTAACAACCGCTATAATATATGGTCGGGCATCATTGGCGGGTTCTTTTTGCAGTTATCGTATTTCGGTACCGATCAGTCGCAGGTAGGTCGTTATCTTACAGGGAGTTCCGTAAGTCAAAGTCGTTTAGGTTTGGTAATGAACGGGTTGGTGAAAATCCCCATGCAGTTCTTTATCCTGTTGATTGGCGTATTGGTTTTTACTTTTTATCAATTTCACACCCCGCCTGTTTTTTTTAACAGTGTTGAAGTGAACTCTGTTGAGAATAGCGAATATGCTCAACAGTTTAAACAGCAAGAGGAGTTATACCAAAGCACCTATACCGAACGCAGGCAATACGTGGATGGCTTGGTTGATGCATTGCACACGGACAATCAATCAAAAATTGATGAAATGCGCACCGCTTTGCAGCAATCGGATAGTAAAGCAAACGAAGTGCGCGATTCAGCCATACGCATCATTAGTGCCCACAACAAACTGGCTGATAAAAACGATAGTAACTATGTTTTTTTAGGCTTTGTAACCCAATACCTGCCAACGGGTATGGTAGGGCTGCTGATAGCCATTATATTCTTGGCAGCCATGGGTTCTACCGCCAGCGGACTTAACTCGTTGGCATCTACCTATATTGTTGATTTTTACAAGCGGTTTACACACAAAAACGGCAGCGACCAACGCTATTTAAATGCCTCGCGATGGGCAACGGTGGTATGGGGCTTGTTTTGCATGGTGGTTGCTCTATATGCAGGCAAATTGGGCAATTTGATAGAAGCTGTGAACATTCTCGGTTCCTTATTCTATGGGGTGATATTGGGTATTTTTATCACTGCTTTTTTCGCCAAACACGTAAAAGGCACTGCTGTGTTTTATGCAGCCTTGTTAGGCGAAGTGTTTGTTGTAGCTGCTTGGATTACCGATTTAACCTCATTCTTATGGCTCAATCTTATAGGCTGCGTACTTGTATTTACCTTCGCAGTATTGATACAAGCGTTTAGTATCGAAAAAACACAATCTTAA
- a CDS encoding PIG-L family deacetylase gives MKRSTIFLYLCLLISISVKAQNSPQYNSAEILQKLYKLNTVGSVLYVAAHPDDENTRLLAYLANERKLRTGYLSLTRGDGGQNLIGKELGEQLGLIRTQELLAARRTDGAEQFFTRANDFGYSKNPQETFGFWNKDSILADVVWVIRNFRPDVIICRFPTDGRGGHGHHTASAILAEEAYEAAADPNRFPEQLQYVQVWQAKRVFWNSYNFGTTNTTTPEQMQLNVGLFNPLLGKGYGEIAADSRSNHKSQGFGSARGRGEVIEYFQQIKGDSVSRDLFEGINQTWERLVGTKKIQKLIDKIIEEFKPQSPERSVSGLVALYKTLQQLDETDAALRYWKAQKLKETETLILTCAGLWMEAYAADYTAIPGEDITITAQIVNNNGLDAQLNRINYLGKTDTICYIGWYPSRKLQGKDDKPKPFVFKPLLHSFTHTEKLAANTLYSTPYWLRDNHTLGLYAVNDLLMIGKPENDPQVAVTFYVSIDGLELAVKRPVVYKYTDPVKGEVYRPLEILPPATVNIAEQSYVFGDTTPQTVKFIVKANKNNVQGTLKAEIPAGWQITLKNASFSIANKGEEQVLEAVLRATPNSVSSSIIASIKIDGKTYNKAIQRVQYDHIPYQFTLSDAEAKLVSIPLQKTNITIGYIPGAGDEVANCLRLIGYKVVDLTDDMLANDDLSKYGAIITGIRAYNTNARLLQLNNRINEYINNGGNFIVQYNTNSRVGPFAGKIGPYDFTISRNRVTDETASVKFPNPEHPALTYPNKIGDTDFEGWVQERGIYFATELNENFVPVLEMADPNEEAQTGSLIIAPYGKGNFVYTGLSFFRELPDGVPGAYRLFVNLLSLPQNK, from the coding sequence ATGAAACGTAGCACTATTTTCCTATACCTCTGCCTGCTTATTAGTATAAGCGTAAAGGCTCAAAACTCGCCTCAGTATAACTCAGCAGAAATATTACAAAAGCTATACAAGCTAAACACAGTTGGCTCGGTGCTGTATGTAGCCGCCCATCCCGATGACGAAAATACCCGATTGCTGGCCTATCTTGCCAACGAACGCAAGCTGCGCACCGGGTATTTATCGCTTACAAGAGGTGACGGTGGACAAAACCTGATTGGCAAAGAATTGGGAGAACAACTGGGCTTGATACGCACCCAAGAGTTGTTGGCAGCACGCCGTACCGATGGTGCTGAACAGTTTTTTACCCGTGCAAACGATTTTGGGTATAGTAAAAACCCGCAAGAGACATTTGGGTTTTGGAACAAAGACAGCATACTGGCCGATGTGGTATGGGTGATTCGTAATTTCAGACCTGATGTGATAATATGCCGTTTCCCAACCGATGGCAGGGGCGGGCACGGGCATCATACTGCTTCGGCAATATTAGCAGAAGAAGCGTACGAAGCCGCCGCCGACCCTAACCGTTTTCCCGAGCAATTGCAGTACGTACAAGTATGGCAGGCCAAACGGGTGTTTTGGAACTCATACAATTTTGGAACAACCAATACCACCACGCCTGAGCAAATGCAACTGAATGTGGGGTTGTTTAACCCGCTACTGGGTAAAGGATACGGAGAAATTGCCGCCGATAGCCGCTCTAACCACAAAAGCCAAGGCTTTGGCTCGGCAAGGGGCAGGGGCGAGGTGATAGAGTATTTTCAGCAAATAAAAGGTGATTCAGTAAGTCGCGATTTGTTCGAAGGCATCAACCAAACATGGGAAAGGCTTGTAGGAACTAAAAAAATCCAAAAGCTAATTGATAAAATAATTGAAGAGTTTAAACCGCAATCGCCTGAACGCTCAGTTAGCGGGCTGGTGGCATTATACAAAACCCTGCAACAATTGGATGAGACCGATGCCGCGTTGCGGTACTGGAAAGCCCAAAAGCTGAAAGAAACCGAAACACTTATACTTACCTGTGCAGGATTATGGATGGAAGCATACGCCGCTGATTATACAGCAATCCCGGGCGAGGATATTACAATAACAGCTCAGATAGTAAATAACAATGGCCTTGACGCACAATTAAATAGAATCAACTACTTAGGTAAGACAGACACAATATGTTATATTGGTTGGTATCCTTCTCGTAAACTCCAAGGGAAAGACGATAAACCAAAGCCTTTTGTGTTTAAACCTCTTTTACATTCCTTTACTCATACCGAAAAACTAGCAGCCAACACACTTTACTCAACACCGTATTGGTTGCGTGATAATCACACGTTGGGGTTGTATGCTGTTAACGACTTATTAATGATAGGCAAACCTGAAAACGACCCACAGGTGGCCGTAACGTTTTACGTAAGTATTGATGGATTGGAATTGGCTGTTAAACGCCCCGTGGTGTATAAATATACCGACCCTGTTAAAGGCGAAGTGTATCGTCCGTTAGAGATATTGCCGCCAGCTACTGTGAATATTGCCGAACAATCGTATGTGTTTGGAGATACAACTCCGCAAACCGTTAAGTTTATTGTAAAGGCCAATAAAAATAACGTACAAGGCACCTTAAAAGCCGAAATACCCGCCGGTTGGCAAATCACCCTCAAGAATGCCTCTTTTTCTATTGCTAATAAAGGAGAAGAGCAGGTGTTAGAAGCGGTATTACGTGCCACTCCAAACAGCGTGAGCAGCAGTATTATAGCCTCGATAAAAATTGACGGGAAAACCTATAACAAGGCCATACAACGGGTGCAATACGACCACATACCGTATCAATTTACCCTGAGCGATGCCGAAGCTAAATTGGTTAGTATTCCGCTACAAAAAACGAACATTACCATTGGATACATACCCGGTGCCGGCGATGAAGTGGCTAATTGCCTGCGTTTAATAGGCTACAAAGTGGTAGACCTTACTGACGATATGCTGGCTAACGATGATTTGAGCAAATACGGAGCAATTATAACCGGAATACGAGCCTACAACACCAATGCCCGTTTGTTGCAACTTAACAACCGCATCAACGAGTATATAAACAACGGGGGTAATTTTATCGTACAATACAACACCAACAGCAGGGTGGGTCCTTTTGCAGGTAAAATCGGTCCTTATGATTTCACCATTTCACGCAACAGGGTAACCGATGAAACCGCTTCGGTAAAATTCCCCAATCCTGAACATCCGGCACTCACTTATCCCAACAAAATCGGTGATACTGACTTTGAAGGCTGGGTGCAAGAGCGCGGTATTTATTTCGCAACAGAGTTGAACGAAAACTTTGTACCTGTGTTGGAGATGGCCGACCCTAACGAAGAAGCACAAACGGGGAGTTTGATTATAGCCCCTTACGGCAAAGGAAACTTTGTATATACCGGACTTTCGTTTTTTAGAGAATTACCCGACGGTGTACCCGGAGCCTACCGTTTGTTTGTGAATTTACTTAGCCTACCTCAAAACAAATAA
- a CDS encoding HAMP domain-containing histidine kinase, producing MIEAELEGIKNDSLKQYIELLKLINEQTRDMVNGILDYSRTNFNNMHMEEIDLQSLCHQIAEEYTVNKRVNITYPTKLPVVYYNSVALKQIVANLINNAIKHNDKPMCAIELQCIDKDDYFEFSIADNGPGIPEESSEKIFNLFENLKNTKTDSYGIGLSIVKKLVTQANGHIWVHNNVPQGAKFVFTIAKSL from the coding sequence TTGATTGAAGCAGAGCTTGAAGGGATAAAAAACGATTCGCTAAAGCAATACATTGAATTGTTAAAACTGATAAACGAACAAACCCGCGATATGGTAAACGGGATTTTGGACTATTCTCGTACAAACTTTAACAACATGCACATGGAGGAAATTGATTTACAGTCTCTTTGCCATCAAATAGCTGAAGAGTATACCGTAAACAAACGGGTAAACATTACTTACCCAACAAAACTGCCTGTTGTTTACTACAATAGCGTTGCGCTAAAACAAATTGTGGCAAACCTTATTAATAACGCCATTAAACACAACGACAAACCGATGTGTGCAATAGAGTTACAATGCATTGACAAAGACGATTACTTTGAGTTTTCAATAGCTGATAACGGGCCCGGAATACCCGAAGAAAGCAGTGAAAAAATATTCAACCTGTTCGAAAACCTTAAGAATACTAAAACCGACAGCTACGGTATCGGCCTATCGATAGTTAAAAAGCTGGTTACACAAGCAAACGGTCATATTTGGGTGCATAACAATGTTCCACAAGGGGCAAAATTTGTGTTTACTATCGCCAAAAGTTTATAA
- a CDS encoding D-alanine--D-alanine ligase, with amino-acid sequence MIKVGIFFGGASREREVSFSGGRTVYDNLNKLLFTPVPLFVDSFNTLILLNKELIYKGSIRDFYPPVQYLPESQYNFQVYVESLEADVKSGKLNYDAMIGQIGRRVTVDELPQLIDIAFLALHGSYGEDGTIQGMLEWLKIPYTGSGILPSAIGISKAIQKQFLQAGGFDTPNYTLVTRTRWEENRSINTDSLTYPLVVKPANQGSSLGVSVVKTADELAAAIDKAFFNITVTAFEWNHLNQFQKIEYVRSVCDIREGLGLPLLFNNSLINLPDDVLHTLESELQNAPHVVLQALQNESEVLIEEFVKGREFSCIVIRGLDEKPIALPPTEIVKGQEVFDYRSKYLPGLSRKVTPIDLPDAQIEAIRQKAQQLYSYFRFNTYARLDGFITADGKIFLNDPNTTSGMMPSSFFFHQAAEIGLNPSQFLTFILYTSLKERAETSMENFHYKAVYDRLKTELDSTANQAQEKKRIAVIMGGYSTERHISMESGRNIYEKLSSSPKYTPVPVFLTGSDDAYQMYLVPVSMMLKDNADDIAEKVRNYHPNPYLQKIADECLPVLQRFGNGQKHDAAPHLIGFEQLAQLADGVFIALHGRPGEDGSLQVQLEKVGLPYNGSGYYSSQITINKYDTAELLAANGFSVAPHVLAKKEDWAADSAAFYDKILSVTGLPMIAKPADDGCSSAVKKIKTREELDAFARLMFRETEAREPELEQRLKLLPKEEFPRKSYFLAEKFIDKSDAKIFLEVTGGLLTHRTENGGIRYEMFEPSETLAEKEILSLEEKFLAGQGQNITPARYSKEPTEDRYIADAVKTELERAAKLLNIEGYARIDAFVKVHHNNKVEVIFIEVNSLPGMTPATCIFHQSALNGYMPYDFIDKILQYGFTKNNAQQAN; translated from the coding sequence GTGATAAAAGTTGGAATATTTTTCGGCGGGGCATCCCGCGAAAGGGAAGTATCGTTTTCTGGCGGTAGAACGGTATATGATAACCTTAATAAGTTATTGTTTACACCCGTTCCATTGTTTGTAGATAGCTTCAACACCCTTATTCTTTTAAACAAAGAACTGATATACAAAGGCAGCATCCGCGATTTTTACCCGCCGGTGCAATACCTGCCCGAAAGTCAATACAATTTTCAGGTATATGTAGAGAGTTTAGAAGCCGATGTAAAAAGCGGCAAACTAAACTACGATGCCATGATAGGCCAAATAGGCCGCAGGGTTACCGTTGACGAATTACCCCAACTGATTGATATTGCTTTTTTAGCCCTGCACGGCAGTTACGGCGAAGACGGCACCATACAAGGGATGCTTGAATGGCTGAAAATACCCTATACAGGTTCAGGAATACTACCCTCTGCTATTGGTATCAGCAAGGCCATACAAAAACAATTTTTGCAGGCAGGCGGATTTGATACGCCCAATTATACTTTAGTAACCCGTACCCGCTGGGAAGAAAACCGTTCAATAAATACTGATTCACTTACCTACCCGTTGGTAGTGAAGCCTGCCAATCAAGGTTCTTCATTGGGAGTTAGTGTTGTAAAAACGGCTGACGAATTAGCTGCGGCTATTGATAAAGCGTTCTTTAACATTACCGTTACTGCATTTGAGTGGAACCATCTGAACCAATTTCAAAAAATTGAATACGTACGTTCAGTATGTGATATCCGTGAAGGATTAGGATTGCCTTTGTTATTTAACAACAGCCTGATTAACCTGCCCGACGATGTGCTGCACACCCTTGAAAGCGAATTACAAAATGCGCCCCATGTGGTTTTGCAAGCACTGCAAAACGAGAGCGAGGTGCTGATAGAAGAGTTTGTAAAAGGGCGTGAGTTTTCGTGTATTGTTATCAGGGGTTTGGATGAAAAACCCATTGCACTCCCTCCTACTGAAATTGTAAAGGGACAAGAGGTGTTTGATTACCGCTCAAAATATTTGCCCGGTTTATCACGCAAAGTAACCCCTATCGATTTACCCGATGCACAAATAGAAGCCATCCGCCAAAAGGCGCAACAACTGTATAGTTACTTCCGTTTTAATACGTATGCCCGTTTGGACGGATTTATTACGGCTGATGGAAAAATATTCCTGAACGACCCTAATACCACTTCGGGTATGATGCCTTCGTCGTTCTTCTTCCACCAAGCGGCCGAAATAGGATTGAACCCTTCTCAATTCCTAACCTTTATATTATATACCAGCTTGAAAGAACGTGCTGAAACCAGCATGGAAAACTTTCATTACAAGGCTGTGTATGACCGTTTAAAGACTGAACTGGACAGTACTGCAAACCAAGCCCAAGAAAAGAAACGCATTGCCGTAATTATGGGCGGTTACTCTACCGAGCGACACATCTCTATGGAAAGTGGCCGCAATATTTACGAAAAGCTTTCTTCATCGCCCAAATACACTCCCGTACCTGTGTTTTTAACAGGCAGTGATGATGCTTACCAAATGTACTTAGTGCCGGTGAGCATGATGTTGAAAGACAATGCTGATGATATTGCCGAAAAGGTGAGAAACTATCACCCTAACCCGTATCTGCAAAAAATAGCTGACGAGTGCCTTCCCGTTTTGCAACGTTTTGGCAACGGACAAAAGCACGATGCAGCTCCGCACCTAATTGGCTTTGAGCAACTGGCACAGCTGGCTGATGGGGTATTTATTGCTTTGCACGGAAGACCGGGAGAAGACGGGAGCTTGCAAGTACAACTTGAAAAAGTGGGATTGCCCTACAACGGCTCTGGCTATTACAGCTCACAAATCACCATAAATAAATACGATACGGCTGAGTTGCTTGCCGCCAACGGTTTTTCGGTAGCACCGCACGTATTGGCCAAAAAAGAAGATTGGGCAGCTGATAGCGCAGCATTTTATGATAAAATACTGTCAGTAACAGGGTTGCCGATGATTGCAAAACCTGCCGACGACGGTTGCAGCAGTGCTGTGAAGAAAATAAAAACCCGCGAGGAGTTGGATGCGTTTGCCCGATTGATGTTTAGGGAAACCGAAGCCCGCGAACCTGAATTGGAACAACGATTGAAACTGTTGCCCAAAGAAGAGTTTCCGCGTAAAAGCTACTTCTTGGCCGAAAAGTTCATTGACAAATCGGATGCTAAGATATTTTTAGAAGTAACGGGCGGTTTATTAACCCACCGCACAGAAAACGGCGGAATACGCTATGAAATGTTTGAGCCGAGCGAAACACTGGCCGAAAAAGAAATCTTATCATTAGAAGAGAAATTTTTAGCGGGACAAGGGCAAAACATTACCCCTGCGCGTTACTCAAAAGAGCCTACAGAAGACCGTTACATTGCCGATGCTGTAAAAACAGAGTTGGAACGTGCCGCAAAATTGTTGAATATTGAAGGCTATGCACGAATAGATGCTTTTGTAAAAGTGCACCACAACAACAAAGTGGAAGTAATATTTATTGAAGTAAATTCGTTGCCCGGTATGACTCCCGCAACTTGCATTTTCCACCAAAGTGCACTAAACGGGTATATGCCTTATGATTTTATTGATAAAATACTACAATACGGTTTCACCAAAAACAATGCACAGCAAGCAAACTGA
- a CDS encoding PASTA domain-containing protein: MANKFVTGFLHSKWWAKLLIGIASILLFLLVINWLLKFMTNHGQSLPVPKVKGLVYDEATRLLDEKDLRYVVFDSVYMPKAKPNQVVDQNPAEGTKVKKNRIVYLTINARPVPIVKVPDILDIGLREAVSKLTAEGLEVGEITTRADLSVNRVLGMSFNGKKVKAGDGIEKGSKIDLVISKGEDDGDKNIVMPDLGGLTLDEATIELSLLGLNIGAVSYDKNVTDKITAKVYRQTPEAGRGAYIGQEIDLFLKQSD, translated from the coding sequence ATGGCAAATAAATTCGTTACGGGCTTTTTACATTCAAAATGGTGGGCAAAGCTGCTCATAGGCATAGCCTCAATACTGCTGTTTTTATTAGTAATAAACTGGCTGTTGAAGTTTATGACCAACCACGGGCAAAGTTTACCAGTCCCTAAAGTAAAAGGTTTGGTGTATGACGAAGCCACCCGTTTGCTGGATGAAAAAGACTTGCGCTATGTTGTGTTTGACTCAGTATATATGCCAAAGGCGAAACCCAACCAAGTAGTTGACCAAAACCCTGCCGAAGGCACTAAGGTGAAGAAGAACCGCATTGTGTACCTTACCATCAACGCCCGTCCTGTACCTATTGTGAAGGTGCCCGACATTTTGGATATTGGCCTGCGTGAAGCGGTGAGCAAACTTACTGCCGAGGGTTTGGAAGTGGGTGAGATAACCACCCGTGCCGATTTATCAGTAAACAGGGTGTTGGGGATGAGTTTTAACGGCAAGAAAGTAAAGGCCGGCGACGGGATTGAAAAAGGCAGCAAAATAGATTTGGTGATAAGTAAAGGCGAGGATGACGGTGATAAAAACATCGTAATGCCCGACTTAGGGGGATTAACTTTAGACGAAGCCACAATAGAATTGAGCCTTTTAGGGTTAAATATAGGTGCGGTATCGTACGATAAAAACGTTACCGATAAAATAACGGCCAAAGTATACCGTCAAACCCCTGAAGCGGGTAGAGGCGCGTATATTGGTCAAGAAATAGATTTGTTCTTAAAGCAAAGCGACTAA
- a CDS encoding T9SS type A sorting domain-containing protein, producing MFKKLSGAIALICIGVGVNAQLNEEVLVPLTANPALKQQLQLKNSTFIRKSGITDTLLLPFFEDFSKGEVFPDESRWTNRLAYVNTDFPVKAPSIGVATLDALDSTGRPYLNIRADIHGPCDTLTSQPIDISAYSSGNNIFLSFFYQAQGLSFQSLQGKDSLILQFKNNLGFWYTVWSTPGIALSDFKPALLKLEAPEYFHAGFQFRFINYQSYIGGVGQWHLDYIYMERNRTAADSIFADVAVSQKPMSFLKEYQEMPYDQFKTFESLEVTDSTVGYLSNLFDQGRTVDVFNRQVRDDAGNLVINQPGSGFSINPFSEKGFGVASNYNVVARTEDTVTYTAAEFLKITGANFRIANDSVTRKLTFANYYAYDDGTAETGYGLKRGSGKIAYRFRLNKPDSLRAISVYYFQAEDTIKRAFNLAVWQNITPNGSQETLLYTKLVTYPTYTDSINGYHTYILDSAIAVSGEFYIGWVQTSTFHLNVGWDRNYTSNRKAIGNPGLYFNTTGKWYLSEIPGTLMMRPHVGKNFIKDTTLVGIIPLTAKGFNAINVYPNPASTEISIDIAQQDIYTYTITDIAGKTINTGVINTFETNTLPISILPNGLYFLTLHNPSIGFNTTKFIKQ from the coding sequence ATGTTTAAAAAGCTATCGGGCGCTATAGCCCTTATATGTATTGGTGTTGGTGTAAATGCGCAGCTGAATGAGGAGGTACTGGTACCCCTGACGGCGAACCCTGCACTTAAACAGCAATTACAACTTAAAAACTCAACCTTTATACGCAAAAGCGGTATTACAGATACGTTGTTATTACCTTTTTTCGAAGATTTTTCTAAGGGAGAGGTTTTTCCGGATGAAAGCCGCTGGACCAACCGTTTGGCGTATGTAAATACTGATTTTCCGGTAAAAGCTCCCAGCATCGGGGTTGCTACTTTAGACGCATTGGACAGTACTGGTCGCCCCTATTTAAACATTCGTGCGGATATACACGGCCCTTGCGACACCCTTACTTCACAACCCATTGATATTTCTGCATACAGCAGCGGTAATAATATTTTCCTGAGCTTTTTTTACCAGGCACAGGGTTTGAGTTTTCAATCCCTACAAGGAAAAGACTCTTTAATCCTGCAATTTAAAAACAACTTAGGGTTTTGGTATACCGTATGGTCTACACCCGGTATTGCACTAAGCGATTTTAAACCTGCTTTGCTAAAACTTGAAGCTCCTGAATATTTTCATGCAGGTTTCCAATTCCGTTTTATTAATTATCAAAGCTACATAGGCGGCGTAGGCCAATGGCATCTTGATTATATTTATATGGAGCGTAACCGCACGGCAGCCGACAGTATTTTTGCCGATGTAGCGGTTTCGCAAAAACCGATGTCGTTTTTGAAAGAATACCAAGAAATGCCCTACGACCAATTCAAAACTTTTGAATCGTTGGAAGTAACAGATAGTACTGTTGGTTATTTGAGTAATTTATTTGACCAAGGTCGTACTGTGGACGTTTTCAACCGTCAGGTGCGTGATGATGCCGGTAATTTGGTAATTAACCAACCCGGTAGCGGTTTCTCTATCAATCCGTTCAGCGAAAAAGGATTCGGGGTTGCCTCAAATTACAATGTAGTAGCCCGTACAGAAGACACAGTAACCTACACTGCTGCTGAGTTTTTAAAAATAACAGGAGCAAACTTTAGAATTGCCAACGACTCCGTTACCCGAAAACTTACGTTTGCCAATTATTATGCCTACGACGATGGCACTGCTGAAACAGGTTACGGACTAAAACGCGGTTCAGGTAAAATTGCCTACCGTTTCAGGCTTAACAAACCCGACAGTTTACGTGCAATTTCAGTTTATTATTTTCAGGCAGAAGACACCATTAAAAGGGCTTTTAACCTTGCTGTTTGGCAAAACATTACACCCAATGGTTCACAAGAAACGCTTTTGTACACCAAGTTGGTAACTTACCCTACTTATACCGATTCTATTAACGGATATCACACATATATTCTGGATAGTGCTATAGCTGTAAGCGGCGAGTTTTACATAGGCTGGGTGCAAACCTCTACTTTCCACCTAAACGTAGGCTGGGACAGGAATTACACCAGCAACCGCAAAGCCATTGGCAATCCCGGTTTGTACTTTAATACTACCGGAAAATGGTATTTATCAGAAATACCCGGTACGCTGATGATGCGCCCCCACGTAGGTAAAAACTTTATTAAAGACACTACTTTAGTGGGTATAATCCCCTTGACCGCAAAAGGATTTAATGCAATAAATGTGTACCCAAATCCCGCTTCAACAGAAATTTCAATAGATATTGCCCAACAAGATATATACACCTACACTATTACGGATATAGCAGGAAAAACAATTAACACAGGGGTTATAAACACTTTTGAAACAAATACACTGCCTATCAGTATATTGCCAAACGGATTATATTTTTTAACTTTACATAATCCTTCAATAGGATTTAATACGACTAAATTCATAAAACAGTAA
- a CDS encoding rhodanese-like domain-containing protein has protein sequence MDITSEELKTRMDNGEDLIVIDVREPHEYEEFNIGGRLIPLGTLPTVVDELEDLKGEEIIVHCRSGARSGQAKAYLGSIGFTNVRNLLGGVMDWQAKYGSTMR, from the coding sequence ATGGACATTACCTCCGAAGAATTAAAGACGCGCATGGATAACGGTGAAGACCTTATTGTAATTGATGTGCGTGAACCTCACGAATACGAAGAGTTTAATATTGGCGGCCGCCTTATTCCATTGGGTACATTGCCTACCGTAGTGGATGAGTTGGAAGACCTTAAAGGCGAAGAAATAATTGTACACTGCCGCAGTGGTGCCCGCAGCGGTCAGGCAAAAGCATACCTTGGTTCAATCGGTTTCACAAACGTTCGCAATTTGTTGGGCGGTGTGATGGATTGGCAAGCTAAGTATGGCTCAACCATGCGATAA